Genomic DNA from Haloplanus sp. HW8-1:
CGCCGGGCTCATAACCCGGAGATCGGTAGTTCAAATCTACCTCCCGCTATTTTCGAGCCACTACGCGACCGAGGAGCGAAGCGACGAGGAAGCCGTCGGCTCGAAAATCCCCGTAGATTTGCACGAGGGAACGACGAGCGAAGCGAGTCGTTCACGTGGTTCAAATCTACCTCCCGCTATTTTCGGACCCCTCGTAGCGTCGAACCGGGGAGTGAAACGACCGTCCTTCAACTCAACCGCCCGCTATTCTCGGCTGCCGATCTACGCGTCTTCGTCGGTCGCGGTGGACGTGTCGCCGGCGCGACCGCCGGCGTTTCCGTCCGCGTCGCTGCCGTTTTGGGGCGTCTCGTCCGCATCGCCCCCGTCGGTTCGATCCTCGATTTCGGTGACTTCGACGTCCTCGCCGGCGACGCCGCTCTCCGAGATGACGGGCAGGAGGTTGTATCCACCCGCGTTCCCGCGCTTGACGACGTTGATATCGAAGACGAAATCGACCGACTCCCCGGCGACGACCTCGAAGGGCTTGGTGATCTGGAGCTTCCCACTCGGGATCGTGACGTCGACGGTTTCGCCGTCAACGACACCGTCCACCTCGGCGGCGTAGAGTTCGATCTTGGTGTAACGCCCCGTGGGGAGGTCGCCGTCGAACACGGTGATGGCCTTGTCGCCGACGACGCGGGTGAGATCGACCGCCGCCCCGTCGAGGTCGACGATGGAGAAGCCACGCTGGTCGCCATCCTCGCCTCCCGCCTGGCCGTCGCCGTCCGGGGTCGGCGTCTCCGTCGGCGTGGCCGTCGATGTCGCGGTGCCGTTCCCATCCGGCGTCGGCGTGGCCGTCGCGTTCCCCGTCGGCGTGGCCGTGCCGTCGTCACCCTCGGTACGGAAGACGCGGGCCCGGTCGAGGGTCACCACCAGCGAGTCGAACTCGTCGATGGCGACCGGTTGATCGCTGATCAGGAGTCGGAAGTTGCCGTACGCGGTCGTCGTGCCGCCGCTGGCGGTCGGGTCTCCGCCGGTCGCGTCGGTCGACGTGGCCGCGCCGTCGGACTCGCCGGGGTCGGTATCGGACGCACACCCCGCCAGCAGGGTCGCCCCGACGCTCGCCCCGGCCACTAGGAACCGTCGCCGCCAGTCGTCGATGGTCGTCTCCGACTCCGAACTACGCTCCGTCGCCGCCGATCGATCCGAGTTCATCACGCGGTCCTTGGCGGTGACGTGGGGAATACCCCGGTGGAAGTACATCCGATTTCAGCCGGGTTAAGTCGGATTTCGCGCCGAGACGCGCCGTTCCGTCCGCGCGCGACGCCTACGCCAACTCGGACACCGACGTGCCCGAAGCGATCACCACGCGGTCCCCGACCAGCGCCGGCCCTCCCGGTCCACCCGGGTCGCCGGTCTCCTCGCTGTGGGTCCACAGTCGGTCGCCCGTGTGACGGTCGTAGGCCCGCACCGCCCATCCGACCCGCTCGCCGTCGGCCCGGACCTCGCCGGCGACGACGAGGGTGTCGCCGGCGACGGCTGGCGCGATGGCTCGCCACTCGACCGCGTCGCGCCAGACGGTCTCGCCGGTTTCGAGGTCGAGGGCGACGACGAGGCCGGCCCCGCCGTCGTCGGTGCCGACCGCGGTGTAGCCCCGGTCGCCGACGACGGCGGGTGTCGAGACGGTCCGACCGAGCGGGCGGGGGTCCCAGAGCGAGTCGCCGGTCGACGCGTCGATGGCGGCGACCACGCCACCGCCCTCGGCGTACGTTCCCTGTACGATCCGGCCGTCCGCGACGGCGGGGGCGTTGACGAAGCCACTGATCGGGCCGGCGCTCCAGCGACGCGCCGGCCCCGGTTCGAGCCGACGGTCGAGTCCGGTTCGCTCCCCGTAGGCGACGGTGCCGTCGAGGGGGGCGCCGGCGGCGTACAACCGACCGTCGACGAGGGCGGGCATGGTGCCGTCGACCCGCCAATGTCGGCCGCCGTCGACGTCGACGCCGTAGAGGTCGCCGCTTTCGGTGCCGAGATACATCTCGCGCTCGCCGACGACCAGCCCACGGGGGTGGTCGGTGTCGATGGGGATGCGGGAGGTCTCGCGCAGGTCGTCGGCGCCGTACCCGACGACGGCCACGGGATCGGTTGCGTTGCCCGATTCGAGACTGACCGTGTGGAGACGGCCGTCCGGACCGAACCCGGCGCGCGGCGTCGCGGCCGCGACCGTCCGGACCGCCGCGCCGCCGTCGCGGGGGTAGGCCGTCAGCCCCGACCCGTAGACGACGACGTGATCGGGGCCGATGAGCGGCGGGCGCGACGGATATCTGGCCGCCGACTCGACCGAGACGAGTTCGCGGCGTGAGGGGCGTTCGCGTGGCGGCGACGCGTTGGGGTTGTGGGCGGTGTTCG
This window encodes:
- a CDS encoding DUF4382 domain-containing protein, giving the protein MNSDRSAATERSSESETTIDDWRRRFLVAGASVGATLLAGCASDTDPGESDGAATSTDATGGDPTASGGTTTAYGNFRLLISDQPVAIDEFDSLVVTLDRARVFRTEGDDGTATPTGNATATPTPDGNGTATSTATPTETPTPDGDGQAGGEDGDQRGFSIVDLDGAAVDLTRVVGDKAITVFDGDLPTGRYTKIELYAAEVDGVVDGETVDVTIPSGKLQITKPFEVVAGESVDFVFDINVVKRGNAGGYNLLPVISESGVAGEDVEVTEIEDRTDGGDADETPQNGSDADGNAGGRAGDTSTATDEDA
- a CDS encoding PQQ-binding-like beta-propeller repeat protein is translated as MPSITRRRLLGGAVVLGGGAYGTYRLSRGPADATLSTWTPAPGTWPLRRYDPANTAHNPNASPPRERPSRRELVSVESAARYPSRPPLIGPDHVVVYGSGLTAYPRDGGAAVRTVAAATPRAGFGPDGRLHTVSLESGNATDPVAVVGYGADDLRETSRIPIDTDHPRGLVVGEREMYLGTESGDLYGVDVDGGRHWRVDGTMPALVDGRLYAAGAPLDGTVAYGERTGLDRRLEPGPARRWSAGPISGFVNAPAVADGRIVQGTYAEGGGVVAAIDASTGDSLWDPRPLGRTVSTPAVVGDRGYTAVGTDDGGAGLVVALDLETGETVWRDAVEWRAIAPAVAGDTLVVAGEVRADGERVGWAVRAYDRHTGDRLWTHSEETGDPGGPGGPALVGDRVVIASGTSVSELA